From a single Canis lupus baileyi chromosome 14, mCanLup2.hap1, whole genome shotgun sequence genomic region:
- the C14H8orf76 gene encoding uncharacterized protein C8orf76 homolog isoform X1, with amino-acid sequence METGCWLLGGEFEDAVFEERRERRPGPAAPYCAKRCEPQWFDEETGNSDDVEALTLKKFKGDLAYRRQEYQKALQEYSSISEKLPSTNFAMKRDVQEGQARCLAHLGRHTEALEIATNLENKATNTDHLTTVLYLQLAICSSLQNLEKTILCLQKLISLHPFNPWNWGKLAEAYLNLGPALSTLCASSQKQNSFTSSDKTIKSSFPHSGKDCLLCFPETLPESSVFSMEASSSNNQKNEKAMKNIQNCMAEKREAVLLETQMKACASFIRTRLLLQLTQSQQTSFALEKNLRTQQEIEDKMKGFSFKEDTLLLIAEVMGEDIVPEKIKDEVHTEVKCVGSTALTALVIASSKEFEDKWFKKIKDHFCPFENQFHTEIQILA; translated from the exons ATGGAGACCGGTTGCTGGTTGCTGGGCGGCGAGTTCGAGGACGCGGTGTTCGAAGAGAGGCGGGAGCGGCGGCCGGGACCGGCGGCGCCCTACTGCGCCAAGCGCTGCGAGCCGCAG TGGTTTGATGAAGAAACAGGGAACAGTGATgatgttgaagctctaactctGAAGAAATTCAAAGGGGACCTTGCCTACAGACGGCAGGAGTATCAG AAAGCACTGCAAGAGTATTCCAGCATCTCTGAAAAATTGCCATCTACGAATTTTGCCATGAAGAGGGATGTCCAGGAAGGCCAGGCTCGGTGTCTGGCTCACCTGGGAAGGCACACAGAAGCCTTGGAGATTGCTACAAACTTG gaaAATAAAGCAACTAACACAGACCATTTAACCACTGTGCTCTATCTCCAGTTGGCTATTTGTTCAAGTCTGCAGAACTTGGAGAAAACAATTCTCTGCCTACAGAAACTAATTTCTTTGCATCCTTTTAATCCTTGGAACTGGGGCAAATTGGCAGAGGCTTACCTGAATCTGGGGCCAGCTCTGTCAACATTGTGTGCGTCATCTCAGAAACAGAACAGTTTCACCTCCAGTGACAAAACTATCAAATCCTCCTTTCCACACTCAGGAAAAGActgtcttttgtgttttcctgaAACGTTGCCTGAGAGCTCTGTGTTTTCTATGGAAGCAAGCAGCAGTAATAACCAGAAGAATGAGAAAGccatgaaaaatattcaaaactgtatggcagaaaagagagaagcagtgtTGCTAGAGACTCAGATGAAAGCGTGTGCCTCTTTTATACGAACCAG GCTTTTGCTTCAGCTCACCCAATCTCAGCAAACATCATTTGCTTTGGAGAAGAACTTAAGGACTCAGCAGGAaattgaagataaaatgaaagggTTCAGCTTCAAGGAAGACACTTTGCTGTTGATAGCTGAG gttatgggagaagatatcgtcccagaaaaaataaaagatgaggtTCATACAGAGGTGAAGTGTGTTGGTTCTACAGCCCTGACTGCCTTGGTGATTGCATCTTCGAAAGAATTTGAAGACAAGTGGTTCAAAAAGATCAAAGACCACTTCTGTCCCTTTGAAAATCAGTTCCATACAGAGATACAAATCTTGGCTTAG
- the C14H8orf76 gene encoding uncharacterized protein C8orf76 homolog isoform X2 has translation METGCWLLGGEFEDAVFEERRERRPGPAAPYCAKRCEPQWFDEETGNSDDVEALTLKKFKGDLAYRRQEYQKALQEYSSISEKLPSTNFAMKRDVQEGQARCLAHLGRHTEALEIATNLLAICSSLQNLEKTILCLQKLISLHPFNPWNWGKLAEAYLNLGPALSTLCASSQKQNSFTSSDKTIKSSFPHSGKDCLLCFPETLPESSVFSMEASSSNNQKNEKAMKNIQNCMAEKREAVLLETQMKACASFIRTRLLLQLTQSQQTSFALEKNLRTQQEIEDKMKGFSFKEDTLLLIAEVMGEDIVPEKIKDEVHTEVKCVGSTALTALVIASSKEFEDKWFKKIKDHFCPFENQFHTEIQILA, from the exons ATGGAGACCGGTTGCTGGTTGCTGGGCGGCGAGTTCGAGGACGCGGTGTTCGAAGAGAGGCGGGAGCGGCGGCCGGGACCGGCGGCGCCCTACTGCGCCAAGCGCTGCGAGCCGCAG TGGTTTGATGAAGAAACAGGGAACAGTGATgatgttgaagctctaactctGAAGAAATTCAAAGGGGACCTTGCCTACAGACGGCAGGAGTATCAG AAAGCACTGCAAGAGTATTCCAGCATCTCTGAAAAATTGCCATCTACGAATTTTGCCATGAAGAGGGATGTCCAGGAAGGCCAGGCTCGGTGTCTGGCTCACCTGGGAAGGCACACAGAAGCCTTGGAGATTGCTACAAACTTG TTGGCTATTTGTTCAAGTCTGCAGAACTTGGAGAAAACAATTCTCTGCCTACAGAAACTAATTTCTTTGCATCCTTTTAATCCTTGGAACTGGGGCAAATTGGCAGAGGCTTACCTGAATCTGGGGCCAGCTCTGTCAACATTGTGTGCGTCATCTCAGAAACAGAACAGTTTCACCTCCAGTGACAAAACTATCAAATCCTCCTTTCCACACTCAGGAAAAGActgtcttttgtgttttcctgaAACGTTGCCTGAGAGCTCTGTGTTTTCTATGGAAGCAAGCAGCAGTAATAACCAGAAGAATGAGAAAGccatgaaaaatattcaaaactgtatggcagaaaagagagaagcagtgtTGCTAGAGACTCAGATGAAAGCGTGTGCCTCTTTTATACGAACCAG GCTTTTGCTTCAGCTCACCCAATCTCAGCAAACATCATTTGCTTTGGAGAAGAACTTAAGGACTCAGCAGGAaattgaagataaaatgaaagggTTCAGCTTCAAGGAAGACACTTTGCTGTTGATAGCTGAG gttatgggagaagatatcgtcccagaaaaaataaaagatgaggtTCATACAGAGGTGAAGTGTGTTGGTTCTACAGCCCTGACTGCCTTGGTGATTGCATCTTCGAAAGAATTTGAAGACAAGTGGTTCAAAAAGATCAAAGACCACTTCTGTCCCTTTGAAAATCAGTTCCATACAGAGATACAAATCTTGGCTTAG
- the ZHX1 gene encoding zinc fingers and homeoboxes protein 1 has product MASRRKSTTPCMVLASEQDPDLELISDLDEGPPVLTPVENTRAESISSDEEVHESVDSDNQQNKKVEGGYECKYCTFQTPDLNMFTFHVDSEHPNVVLNSSYVCVECNFLTKRYDALSEHNLKYHPGEENFKLTMVKRNNQTIFEQTINDLTFDGSFVKEENSEQAEPTEVSSSGISISKTPIMKMMKNKVENKRITVHHNSVEDIPEDKENEIKPDREETVENPSSSASESNTSTSIVNRIHPNTASTVMTPAAVLPGLAQVITAVSAQQNSNLIPKVLIPVNSIPTYNAALDNNPLLLNTYNKFPYPTMSEITVLSAQAKYTEEQIKIWFSAQRLKHGVSWTPEEVEEARRKQFNGTVHTVPQTITVIPTHISTGSNGLPSILQTCQIVGQPGLVLTQVAGANPLPVTAPIALTVAGVPNQTNVQKSQAPAAQPIAETKPATAAIPPSQLVKHETTGANPDSFGIRAKKTKEQLAELKVSYLKNQFPHDSEIIRLMKITGLTKGEIKKWFSDTRYNQRNSKSNQCLHLNNDSSTTIIIDSSDETTESPTVVTSQPKQSWNPFPDFTPQKFKEKTAEQLRALQASFLNSSVLTDEELNRLRAQTKLTRREIDAWFTEKKKSKALKEEKMEVDENNAGSSKEEPGETSPRDESGAPKPGNTGKICKKTPEQLHMLKSAFVRTQWPSPEEYDKLAEESGLARTDIVSWFGDTRYAWKNGNLKWYYYYQSANSSSMNGLSSLRKRGRGRPKGRGRGRPRGRPRGSKRMNNWDRGPSLIKFKTGTAILKDYYLKHKFLNEQDLDELVNKSHMGYEQVREWFAERQRRSELGMELFEENEEEDEVIDDQEEDEEETDDSDTWEPPRHVKRKLSKSDD; this is encoded by the coding sequence ATGGCAAGCAGGCGAAAATCCACAACACCTTGCATGGTCCTTGCCAGTGAACAGGATCCAGACCTGGAGTTGATATCAGATTTGGATGAAGGTCCTCCTGTACTTACACCTGTAGAAAACACCAGAGCAGAGAGTATCTCAAGTGATGAAGAAGTTCATGAATCTGTGGATTCtgacaatcaacaaaataaaaaagttgaagGTGGCTATGAATGTAAATATTGTACTTTTCAAACCCCAGATCTAAATATGTTTACTTTTCATGTGGATTCAGAACATCCCAATGTAGTGCTAAATTCATCCTATGTTTGTGTTGAATGCAATTTTCTTACCAAAAGGTATGATGCACTTTCCGAGCATAATCTGAAATATCACCCAGGAGAAGAGAATTTTAAGTTGACTATGGTGAAACGAAATAACCAGACAATCTTTGAACAGACAATAAATGATCTGACTTTTGATGGTAGTTTTGTCAAAGAGGAGAATTCAGAGCAAGCTGAACCTACAGAAGTTTCTTCTTCAGGAATATCTATCAGTAAAACCCCAAtcatgaaaatgatgaaaaataaagtggAGAACAAACGGATCACAGTTCATCACAACTCAGTTGAGGACATTCCTGaagacaaagagaatgaaatcaaaCCAGACCGTGAAGAAACTGTGGAAAATCCAAGTTCCTCAGCCTCTGAATCTAATACAAGTACTTCGATTGTCAACAGAATACATCCAAATACTGCCAGCACAGTCATGACCCCAGCAGCAGTTCTTCCTGGGTTAGCACAGGTGATAACTGCTGTATCAGCTCAGCAGAATTCCAATTTGATTCCCAAAGTCTTAATCCCCGTTAATAGCATTCCTACCTACAATGCTGCATTGGATAACAACCCCCTGTTGCTTAACACCTACAACAAGTTCCCTTATCCCACAATGTCAGAAATTACTGTTCTTTCTGCTCAAGCAAAATACACAGAGGAACAGATCAAGATATGGTTTTCAGCCCAACGCTTAAAACATGGTGTTAGCTGGACTCCCGAGGAAGTAGAGGAGGCCAGAAGAAAACAATTCAATGGAACAGTACACACTGTACCTCAGACCATAACCGTTATTCCTACACACATTTCCACAGGGAGTAATGGTTTACCATCCATTTTACAGACATGCCAAATAGTTGGTCAGCCAGGACTGGTCCTTACACAAGTAGCTGGAGCAAACCCCTTGCCAGTAACAGCACCTATAGCCTTGACAGTGGCAGGGGTTCCAAATCAAACAAACGTACAAAAAAGTCAGGCACCTGCTGCCCAGCCTATTGCAGAGACAAAGCCAGCAACAGCAGCAATCCCACCTTCTCAGCTTGTTAAACATGAAACCACAGGGGCAAACCCTGATTCATTTGGCATTCGAGCCAAAAAGACTAAAGAACAACTGGCTGAATTAAAAGTCAGCTACCTTAAAAATCAGTTTCCCCATGATTCAGAAATTATCAGACTTATGAAAATCACAGGCCTGACTAAAGGAGAGATTAAAAAATGGTTTAGTGACACAAGGTACAACCAGAGAAATTCGAAGAGTAATCAGTGCTTACATCTCAACAATGATTCCTCCACGACTATTATTATAGACTCCAGTGATGAAACCACGGAATCCCCAACTGTTGTTACTTCACAGCCTAAACAATCCTGGAATCCTTTTCCCGACTTCACTCCCCAGAAATTTAAAGAGAAGACCGCAGAACAGCTCCGTGCCCTTCAGGCAAGTTTTCTCAACAGCTCTGTACTCACAGATGAAGAGTTAAATAGGTTAAGAGCTCAAACCAAACTTACCAGAAGGGAAATTGATGCTTGGTTTacagagaagaagaaatcaaaagctttaaaggaggagaaaatggaagTAGATGAAAATAATGCAGGTAGTTCCAAAGAAGAACCTGGAGAAACTTCTCCCAGAGATGAATCTGGTGCACCTAAGCCAGGAAATACGGGCAAGATCTGTAAAAAAACACCTGAGCAGTTGCACATGCTTAAGAGTGCATTTGTCCGAACCCAGTGGCCATCACCAGAAGAATATGACAAGTTGGCTGAAGAAAGCGGGCTTGCTAGAACAGACATTGTCAGTTGGTTTGGGGACACCCGTTATGCTTGGAAAAATGGAAACTTAAAATGGTACTACTACTATCAAAGCGCCAATTCGAGTAGTATGAATGGGCTGTCCTCCCTtaggaaaagggggagggggagacccaaaggaaggggaagaggaagaccACGTGGGCGGCCGAGAGGAAGCAAGAGAATGAACAACTGGGACAGGGGGCCATCactcataaaatttaaaactggaaCTGCAATACTTAAGGATTATTACCTGAAGCACAAATTTCTTAATGAGCAAGACCTTGACGAGCTCGTGAACAAATCACATATGGGCTATGAGCAGGTCAGAGAGTGGTTTGCAGAAAGACAGAGGAGATCCGAGTTAGGTATGGAATTATTTGAGGAAAATGAGGAGGAAGATGAAGTGATCGATGATCAGGAAGAGGACGAAGAAGAAACAGATGATAGTGACACTTGGGAACCCCCACGACATGTGAAACGGAAGCTTTCTAAATCAGATGACTGA
- the C14H8orf76 gene encoding uncharacterized protein C8orf76 homolog isoform X3 codes for METGCWLLGGEFEDAVFEERRERRPGPAAPYCAKRCEPQKALQEYSSISEKLPSTNFAMKRDVQEGQARCLAHLGRHTEALEIATNLENKATNTDHLTTVLYLQLAICSSLQNLEKTILCLQKLISLHPFNPWNWGKLAEAYLNLGPALSTLCASSQKQNSFTSSDKTIKSSFPHSGKDCLLCFPETLPESSVFSMEASSSNNQKNEKAMKNIQNCMAEKREAVLLETQMKACASFIRTRLLLQLTQSQQTSFALEKNLRTQQEIEDKMKGFSFKEDTLLLIAEVMGEDIVPEKIKDEVHTEVKCVGSTALTALVIASSKEFEDKWFKKIKDHFCPFENQFHTEIQILA; via the exons ATGGAGACCGGTTGCTGGTTGCTGGGCGGCGAGTTCGAGGACGCGGTGTTCGAAGAGAGGCGGGAGCGGCGGCCGGGACCGGCGGCGCCCTACTGCGCCAAGCGCTGCGAGCCGCAG AAAGCACTGCAAGAGTATTCCAGCATCTCTGAAAAATTGCCATCTACGAATTTTGCCATGAAGAGGGATGTCCAGGAAGGCCAGGCTCGGTGTCTGGCTCACCTGGGAAGGCACACAGAAGCCTTGGAGATTGCTACAAACTTG gaaAATAAAGCAACTAACACAGACCATTTAACCACTGTGCTCTATCTCCAGTTGGCTATTTGTTCAAGTCTGCAGAACTTGGAGAAAACAATTCTCTGCCTACAGAAACTAATTTCTTTGCATCCTTTTAATCCTTGGAACTGGGGCAAATTGGCAGAGGCTTACCTGAATCTGGGGCCAGCTCTGTCAACATTGTGTGCGTCATCTCAGAAACAGAACAGTTTCACCTCCAGTGACAAAACTATCAAATCCTCCTTTCCACACTCAGGAAAAGActgtcttttgtgttttcctgaAACGTTGCCTGAGAGCTCTGTGTTTTCTATGGAAGCAAGCAGCAGTAATAACCAGAAGAATGAGAAAGccatgaaaaatattcaaaactgtatggcagaaaagagagaagcagtgtTGCTAGAGACTCAGATGAAAGCGTGTGCCTCTTTTATACGAACCAG GCTTTTGCTTCAGCTCACCCAATCTCAGCAAACATCATTTGCTTTGGAGAAGAACTTAAGGACTCAGCAGGAaattgaagataaaatgaaagggTTCAGCTTCAAGGAAGACACTTTGCTGTTGATAGCTGAG gttatgggagaagatatcgtcccagaaaaaataaaagatgaggtTCATACAGAGGTGAAGTGTGTTGGTTCTACAGCCCTGACTGCCTTGGTGATTGCATCTTCGAAAGAATTTGAAGACAAGTGGTTCAAAAAGATCAAAGACCACTTCTGTCCCTTTGAAAATCAGTTCCATACAGAGATACAAATCTTGGCTTAG